The Aureibacter tunicatorum genome segment CGGTTGTTAACTGCACTTTGATGCCGTGAGGATGGAATGATGATTTTGTCAATAATCTTTTTACTTCTCCTTCGGTTAATTCGCCTGATCTCTGATCCTGCTTTTGGACAATAGCTACCCATTGGCCAGGTTTCACGTCTTTTCTATTCTTGCCATTCATGATTATTAATTTTGATATTTCAAGCGTTAAACTTCCATCTTTCATTTTATAAATACAACAAATGGGTCTGGAATTGTTGATTTGTGTCCGAGGAGATCTTTAATCCCTTGATGAAATCATTAATTAATGAAGATTATTCTTAAATTTGTTTATGGAATTGCAGATGAACTATAATATTGAATTGATTAAGTCTCGTTATGATACGGGGAAAAAAATGAAGTTTCTTTTTTTCTGGGGACATCAGCCAAGTAGAGACGGCTCTGTTTCCAGTTCATGCTTCAGCCAATGGTGGCAACAGATATTTGAAATCGATAATATTAAGTATCCAACGGCTGAGCATTGGATGATGGCTGAGAAAGCGAGATTATTTGGAGATACTGAAGTATTGGAAAGAATACTAAAAGCTAAAAGTCCCGGGGAAGCGAAAAAATTAGGGAGGTTGGTCAAAGGATTTGATCAAACTATTTGGGAATCGAAAAGATATCAAATAGTAGTGCTCGGGAATTATCATAAATTCAAACAGCATCCTGAATTGATGAAATTTTTGCTAAATACTAAAGAAAGAGTTTTGGTGGAAGCGAGCCCTGTGGATGCTATTTGGGGAATAGGTTATGACAGTAATCATCAATTTGCCAATGTGCCGGTTAAATGGAGAGGCTTGAATCTTTTGGGATTTGCCTTGATGGAAGTTCGAGACATGCTCAAATAAGATTGAATTTAGTTTATTAGGCATTAGCTCGTAATGGATTTTTACAACGCGATTATTATAGACAAGAAATCAAAAAGCAAAGAACCGATATCATCCCTTTTCGAACGATAAACGATAGCTTGAAAGTTTATCAGTATATGCATGCCCCTTCGCCTGCGTTTGGGATGGATATTTTCAAGCCTGACTTTCAGCATGAAGGTGTAGTGTTGTTGTCCAATAATGGCAATGGAAACAAAGGTATTCCTATTCGGTGCGATCATTTTATTATAGTATTGTGTCTTGAGGGGGAAGCTTTTAGAAGAATAAATCATCATAGATTTCCGATCAAAAAGGGAAGCCTTCATATTATCAAACCCGGGGACATTCATTCATTCAGCAACACTACTAGTGATTTTGATATAAGATTGTTGCTTTTTGAGCGAGACTATTTGCTCAAATCCGGTATGAAAGCAGAAGTTTTGGATGCTTTGCTTAGTTTTAGTGAAGATTGCGTTCCGAATATAGAGCTTGAAAATCAAGACAAGCTCATGTGGAAATCCATATTTGAAGATATTGACTTGGAGCTAAGCGGAAATGAAGTGTTTCAAGCAGAGATCGTGAACGGTATATTATTAAATGTGATTGCCAGAATCAAGAGGCATTTTCACTGCGTTGAAATACCTGAAAGTGGAAGCAGACAACAAGATATATTCTTAAGCTATAAAAAATTAGTGGGCGAGCATTTTATGGAGAAGAAAACAGTTCAGGAATATGCTGACTTGATGCATATTTCTTCAAAACACTTGAGTGAAACTGTCAAGCTTTTATCGGGAAAATCAGCGCTTTTTTATATTCATGAGCGAATAATTCTTGAAGCTGAATATTTGATTACTTATACCTCTGCAAGCATCAGCGAGATTGCATTTTATTTGAACTTTGACACGCCCTCCCATTTTGGTAGATTTTTTAAGAAACAAAAGCTTCAGACTCCACTGAAGTTTCGAGTTTCAGTGAAATAAAAGGCTCTATTTCTTTTTTCCGTAAAATTGGTTGTTTTGTCCGAAATATTGGTTTCGACAAGCATCAGTCTGTTTCCGTTATTTGTACTATACAATAACCACAAAAACAATTACAATTATGGAAAAGAGATTTGCTGAATTTTTAAGCGCAGAAAATAGTGTTTTGGCTTTGATTGATCATCAGACAGGATTATTGTCGAGTGTGCGAGATATTGAGCCTGATTTATTAAAAACAAATCTGATTGCTTTGGCAAAAATGGCTAAAGAGGCGGGAATACCTGTCGTGATTACTTCAAGCATGCCTGAAGGGCCGAATGGACCATTCATACAAGAGATTTTGGATATTTTACCAGAAGCGAAGTATATCAAAAGACCAGGGGAAATAAATGCTTGGGATAATGAAGAATTTCGAAATGCGATAGTGGAGACAGGACGAAAGAAGATAATCATGGCGGGAATCGTTACAGATGTTTGCCTGATGTTTCCGGCGCTTTCAGCTTTGGCTGATGGATTTGATCCTTACGCAATTATCGATGCATCCGGAACTTGGAATAAGCTGGTGCAAGAAGTTACGGTTCAAAGATTGGCGCAAGCAGGAGTAAAAGTGTCGACATGGGCGTCCGCTTTAGCGGAAATCATGCATGATTGGAGATCGGAAAAAGCATATCCATTGGCTGGAGTTCTTAGCGAGCACACTTCCTATGGCTTGGTTTACGAAAGTTTTTTAGCTACGCAAAATCAAAACGCATAACGTATGGGAATAATCACTAAAAATAGAAAAGCGCAACATAGTGTCGCGCTTTTCAATGGCAAATTGAAAGAAAACAAACCTTTGTCGGGCAGTCCTTTGTATTCCAACCTGATTTATTGGGCAAATGTGGAAGCGAATGAAGAAGGCGCTTTTCCGATGCATCCTCATGAAGGCATCGAGATTTTGACTTTTGTCTTTGAAGGGGGCTTGGAGCATTATGATTCCGCTTCGGGGAAATGGACAGCATTGCCGGCTAATGGAGTTCAACATATTAAAGCGGGAAGCGGTGTGTTTCATTCCGAGAAATATTGGAAAGGCTCCAGGGCATTTCAAATATGGTTTGATCCTGATTTTTCAAAGTCATTGAATCAAAAAGCTTCTTATACAGATTTCCAGTCAACAGACTTTCAATGGTTAATTGAAAGGGATGTCGAAGTTATGAATTATGTAGGCAGTAATGCGCCCATTCAGGTTGATGCATCTGGAGTCTCGGCTAGCAGATATATTATGAAAAAGGGCAAACATAATTTGAGATTGGATGAAAATTCTTATCATTCTATTTACGTAATGAATGGTATGGCA includes the following:
- a CDS encoding YwbE family protein; the protein is MNGKNRKDVKPGQWVAIVQKQDQRSGELTEGEVKRLLTKSSFHPHGIKVQLTTGEVGRVQQILEDE
- a CDS encoding NADAR family protein; translated protein: MKFLFFWGHQPSRDGSVSSSCFSQWWQQIFEIDNIKYPTAEHWMMAEKARLFGDTEVLERILKAKSPGEAKKLGRLVKGFDQTIWESKRYQIVVLGNYHKFKQHPELMKFLLNTKERVLVEASPVDAIWGIGYDSNHQFANVPVKWRGLNLLGFALMEVRDMLK
- a CDS encoding helix-turn-helix transcriptional regulator — its product is MKVYQYMHAPSPAFGMDIFKPDFQHEGVVLLSNNGNGNKGIPIRCDHFIIVLCLEGEAFRRINHHRFPIKKGSLHIIKPGDIHSFSNTTSDFDIRLLLFERDYLLKSGMKAEVLDALLSFSEDCVPNIELENQDKLMWKSIFEDIDLELSGNEVFQAEIVNGILLNVIARIKRHFHCVEIPESGSRQQDIFLSYKKLVGEHFMEKKTVQEYADLMHISSKHLSETVKLLSGKSALFYIHERIILEAEYLITYTSASISEIAFYLNFDTPSHFGRFFKKQKLQTPLKFRVSVK
- a CDS encoding isochorismatase family protein, which produces MEKRFAEFLSAENSVLALIDHQTGLLSSVRDIEPDLLKTNLIALAKMAKEAGIPVVITSSMPEGPNGPFIQEILDILPEAKYIKRPGEINAWDNEEFRNAIVETGRKKIIMAGIVTDVCLMFPALSALADGFDPYAIIDASGTWNKLVQEVTVQRLAQAGVKVSTWASALAEIMHDWRSEKAYPLAGVLSEHTSYGLVYESFLATQNQNA
- a CDS encoding pirin family protein; protein product: MGIITKNRKAQHSVALFNGKLKENKPLSGSPLYSNLIYWANVEANEEGAFPMHPHEGIEILTFVFEGGLEHYDSASGKWTALPANGVQHIKAGSGVFHSEKYWKGSRAFQIWFDPDFSKSLNQKASYTDFQSTDFQWLIERDVEVMNYVGSNAPIQVDASGVSASRYIMKKGKHNLRLDENSYHSIYVMNGMARVDDDVFEKDTFAIVNDVDLLSFEVMDKLEIFVLSTPASLDYELAYE